In the Nitrospirales bacterium LBB_01 genome, one interval contains:
- a CDS encoding threonylcarbamoyl-AMP synthase: MYIKLITLRDRDLPEVLSVAAKALSEGQIIAYPTETFYALGAAFCNEDALERLSALKGRADNKPFPLIAGSVEIIKSIVASLDDKTLNLGQMYWPGALTVILKAKQGLCCRFIVSTEGTLAVRIPGESFALKLAQYLDYPITSTSANPAGYPPPSDAETVLKYFGAGLIDVVIDGGETPGGFPSTIIEVTDEIKVLRNGAVNVL, translated from the coding sequence ATGTATATCAAGCTAATAACTCTAAGAGACCGTGATTTGCCGGAGGTGCTATCTGTGGCTGCAAAGGCACTCTCTGAGGGGCAAATCATAGCGTACCCTACAGAGACGTTTTATGCGCTCGGTGCGGCTTTCTGTAACGAGGATGCACTTGAAAGGTTGTCTGCGCTTAAGGGAAGGGCTGACAATAAACCGTTTCCTCTTATAGCCGGCTCTGTTGAAATTATTAAAAGCATAGTCGCATCACTTGATGACAAAACCCTTAATCTTGGACAAATGTATTGGCCCGGAGCACTGACAGTTATCCTTAAAGCCAAGCAGGGGCTCTGTTGCAGATTTATAGTCAGCACCGAGGGCACTCTTGCCGTGCGTATTCCCGGTGAGTCGTTTGCCCTTAAACTTGCTCAGTATCTTGACTATCCTATAACCTCTACAAGCGCAAATCCAGCCGGCTATCCGCCGCCTTCTGACGCTGAGACCGTATTAAAATACTTTGGCGCTGGTTTAATAGATGTTGTTATTGATGGCGGAGAGACTCCCGGAGGCTTTCCTTCTACCATTATTGAGGTAACTGATGAGATTAAAGTTTTACGTAACGGGGCGGTAAATGTTCTTTAG
- a CDS encoding cyclic nucleotide-binding domain-containing protein, with translation MEKNIKILVSVSGDSQESLVTGALNYLGFTNVSLLNDHRNMIGYLIREKSDLVIIDNHTLKEDNENLLKAVKAHHNLAKLRILTIVSDDINVNELKRLYDNGVSAVLKFPFQMNDLLKAINDAIRSIPTAVTDTFTKIRKLDFFSFMADEDVFKLLRMAKCRKYKRNDLIFDEGQPGDRFYVIIEGSVSIIKVLGDGLEEVLHRLEPGACFGEMALLENATRSARARSDDDVMLFELDKRIMDGYDDIVTLKVFKKLAYVFSERLRRADSKIKELALYSYSRQ, from the coding sequence ATGGAAAAAAACATAAAGATATTGGTATCAGTATCAGGCGACTCACAGGAGAGTCTTGTCACAGGAGCATTAAATTATCTGGGTTTTACAAACGTTAGCCTGCTAAACGACCATAGAAACATGATAGGTTACCTTATAAGAGAGAAAAGCGATCTCGTTATAATAGACAATCACACGCTTAAGGAGGACAACGAAAATCTGCTGAAAGCAGTGAAGGCTCATCACAATCTTGCTAAGTTGAGAATTCTGACAATAGTCAGTGATGATATAAACGTTAACGAACTAAAACGACTCTATGATAACGGAGTGAGTGCTGTTTTAAAATTTCCTTTTCAGATGAATGATCTGCTTAAAGCAATAAATGATGCTATAAGGAGCATTCCAACAGCTGTGACCGATACATTTACAAAGATAAGGAAACTTGATTTCTTTTCTTTTATGGCCGATGAGGATGTCTTTAAGCTTCTTAGAATGGCAAAATGCAGAAAGTATAAGAGAAACGATTTGATTTTTGATGAGGGGCAGCCCGGTGACAGGTTTTATGTGATAATAGAGGGGTCTGTTTCCATTATCAAAGTGCTTGGCGACGGCCTTGAGGAGGTTTTGCACAGACTTGAACCAGGGGCTTGCTTTGGGGAGATGGCGTTACTTGAAAATGCCACCCGTTCAGCCAGAGCACGCTCTGACGACGATGTCATGCTGTTTGAACTGGATAAGAGAATTATGGACGGCTATGACGACATAGTGACTCTGAAAGTGTTTAAGAAGCTGGCTTATGTTTTTAGCGAGCGATTAAGAAGAGCCGATTCAAAAATCAAAGAACTTGCCCTGTATTCATATTCGCGCCAGTAA
- a CDS encoding protein kinase, protein MIGKIGRYEILSTLGEGSMGIVYKAHDTIIERIVAIKTVKVSNKANRVERFYHEAKVAGKLTHPNIAMIYDIGEDNSTHFLVFEYVKGKTMKDVILSGSDIPLFEKMRILVLISRTLHYAHQKGVIHRDVKPANIMLIPDKQVKIMDFGIAVFAASEVSCEERCLGTPYYMAPEQIKGAPLDRTTDIYSLGAVSYEFLTGTKPFLADGIDQLFEKIQKEEPPPPYILNSAISEDVSGYILKALQKQKELRYQTASEYADALEFYINRAEIDLTSVPAAAVDFDKKQLVETLKKRYTFFADFSDSELLLIFSISGKKSYKKGDIIFREDTIGDKIFIIITGKVRITKIFPNDTEETFLASLSQGDCFGEMAIMDSSPRFATAMAQTDCVLIAISEVILRTSEPNLCLKLYKNLAAVLSEKLRKSDTKINELWTKLKQFDSAVVKK, encoded by the coding sequence ATGATTGGCAAAATTGGCAGATATGAGATACTTAGCACTCTCGGAGAGGGTTCTATGGGGATTGTCTATAAGGCTCACGATACTATTATTGAGCGCATAGTGGCTATTAAAACGGTGAAAGTAAGCAACAAAGCAAACCGTGTTGAGCGTTTTTATCATGAGGCCAAAGTAGCCGGTAAACTGACTCATCCTAACATCGCTATGATTTACGATATTGGCGAGGACAATTCAACTCACTTTCTCGTGTTTGAATACGTAAAGGGTAAAACCATGAAAGATGTTATCCTAAGCGGTTCCGATATTCCTTTGTTTGAAAAAATGCGCATTCTTGTGCTTATATCCCGCACGCTGCACTACGCTCATCAAAAAGGGGTCATCCACAGAGACGTAAAACCTGCAAACATTATGCTGATACCCGATAAACAGGTAAAAATAATGGACTTTGGCATTGCAGTGTTTGCCGCCTCTGAGGTCTCTTGCGAGGAAAGATGCCTTGGCACTCCGTACTACATGGCCCCTGAGCAGATAAAAGGCGCTCCGCTTGACAGGACAACCGATATCTACTCACTGGGAGCAGTTTCATACGAATTCTTAACCGGCACAAAACCATTCTTAGCAGACGGCATAGATCAGCTTTTTGAGAAAATTCAAAAAGAGGAACCTCCTCCGCCTTATATTCTCAACTCTGCCATAAGTGAGGACGTAAGCGGCTACATTTTAAAAGCTCTGCAAAAACAAAAAGAACTGCGCTACCAGACTGCCAGTGAATATGCCGATGCGCTTGAGTTTTATATAAATCGTGCGGAAATAGATTTGACTTCTGTTCCTGCGGCGGCGGTTGATTTTGATAAGAAGCAGCTTGTTGAAACGCTTAAAAAGCGTTATACTTTTTTTGCCGATTTTTCAGATTCAGAACTACTTTTGATATTTAGCATAAGCGGTAAGAAATCCTATAAAAAGGGAGACATAATTTTCAGAGAGGATACCATAGGCGATAAGATTTTCATAATAATAACCGGCAAGGTTAGAATCACCAAGATTTTTCCAAACGACACGGAGGAGACTTTTTTGGCCTCACTTAGTCAGGGCGATTGTTTCGGAGAGATGGCCATCATGGATTCCTCCCCACGGTTTGCAACCGCTATGGCACAAACCGACTGCGTTTTGATAGCCATAAGCGAGGTAATACTCAGAACCTCCGAACCGAACCTGTGTCTAAAATTATATAAAAATCTTGCCGCCGTACTGTCTGAAAAACTAAGAAAAAGCGACACCAAGATTAATGAGCTTTGGACAAAACTCAAACAATTTGACTCTGCTGTTGTGAAGAAATAA
- a CDS encoding FHA domain-containing protein, producing the protein MAKILLKFKEAAIKEVVIDKDVITVGRKPTNDIHVDNLAVSGVHAKVFKKDDQYYIEDLSSLNGTFVNGRKISVHALHDADVIIIGKHTLNFISDKPEDAKAPSPSKDRDLLDETILIDAKVKDQILSKGAPKSSEQTQTATGKDVVGGFMVIEGSTDKTEYDLVDRITTIGKDASAGIKLKGLFAPKIAALVNRRKDGYTVSSSTGGKGIKVNGKDVEGQHKLQEGDIVEVSSLKLQFFLKE; encoded by the coding sequence ATGGCTAAGATTTTGCTCAAATTTAAGGAGGCGGCTATCAAAGAGGTGGTAATAGACAAAGACGTCATCACTGTGGGACGTAAGCCCACCAATGATATACACGTTGATAATCTGGCCGTCTCGGGCGTCCATGCAAAAGTATTTAAAAAGGATGACCAGTATTACATAGAGGATTTAAGCAGTCTTAACGGCACTTTTGTAAACGGTAGAAAAATTTCCGTCCACGCCCTGCATGATGCCGATGTTATTATTATAGGAAAACACACGCTTAACTTCATCTCGGATAAACCGGAGGACGCAAAAGCCCCTTCGCCGTCAAAAGACAGAGACCTGCTTGATGAGACTATACTTATTGATGCTAAAGTGAAAGATCAAATACTGTCCAAAGGGGCGCCAAAGAGCTCTGAACAGACTCAGACCGCTACAGGGAAAGATGTTGTGGGCGGATTTATGGTAATTGAGGGCTCAACCGATAAGACCGAATATGACCTTGTTGACAGGATTACCACTATTGGTAAGGATGCAAGCGCCGGTATTAAGTTAAAGGGTTTATTTGCTCCAAAAATCGCAGCACTTGTAAACAGAAGAAAAGACGGCTACACCGTCAGTTCCTCAACCGGAGGAAAAGGGATAAAAGTTAATGGTAAAGACGTAGAAGGACAGCATAAACTTCAGGAGGGCGACATCGTAGAGGTTAGTAGTTTGAAACTTCAGTTTTTCCTTAAAGAGTAA
- a CDS encoding Stp1/IreP family PP2C-type Ser/Thr phosphatase, with translation MSQESMVVKAAGKSDVGLRRSRNEDSFCIDKSAGLYVVADGVGGSQRGELASKMAVESICSYISEKIKANNLSESITGLLYDAIKRANQEIYDLSLTDDSLTGMATTVVAALVRGDRVAIAHVGDSRLYLIRGGNIEALTDDHSLVAEQIRRGILTKEEADEVGMRNVITRSLGFTPEVEPDTDEMTIYDGDVLLLCSDGLYTMVPERAILLVVNSSDDPEEISSRLIGFANKKGGRDNITVIVGYVYKKRLFSFMYNFFKWFRR, from the coding sequence ATGTCACAGGAGTCCATGGTTGTAAAGGCAGCCGGCAAGTCGGACGTGGGTCTTAGGCGGTCAAGAAATGAGGACAGTTTTTGCATAGACAAGTCTGCTGGACTGTATGTGGTGGCCGATGGTGTGGGCGGCTCCCAGCGTGGAGAGCTTGCCAGCAAGATGGCAGTTGAGTCAATATGCAGTTATATAAGCGAAAAGATAAAGGCTAACAATTTGTCTGAAAGTATTACAGGGTTGCTCTATGACGCCATAAAGAGAGCAAACCAGGAAATTTATGATTTATCTTTAACAGACGACAGTTTAACGGGAATGGCAACCACTGTGGTGGCTGCTCTTGTAAGAGGAGACAGGGTTGCAATTGCACACGTGGGAGACAGCAGGTTGTATTTGATTCGCGGCGGTAACATTGAAGCTCTCACCGATGACCACTCACTTGTAGCTGAGCAGATAAGACGCGGAATACTTACAAAAGAAGAAGCCGACGAGGTCGGAATGAGAAACGTTATAACCCGGTCTTTGGGCTTTACACCAGAGGTTGAGCCGGATACCGATGAGATGACTATTTACGACGGCGATGTGCTGTTACTCTGCTCGGACGGCCTCTACACTATGGTGCCGGAGCGTGCTATTTTGCTTGTTGTTAACTCATCTGACGATCCAGAGGAAATAAGTAGCAGACTTATTGGCTTTGCCAACAAAAAAGGCGGCAGAGATAACATAACCGTAATAGTTGGATACGTTTATAAGAAGAGATTGTTCTCTTTTATGTATAATTTCTTTAAATGGTTCAGGAGGTAA